The following proteins are co-located in the Marinomonas profundi genome:
- a CDS encoding Lrp/AsnC family transcriptional regulator: MSHIELDSYDWRLLRALQANARLTNVALSEQVNLSPSQCSRRLQRLEQSNLIEAYFTQLNANELGYQVTAFVSVVLDKSIKNSDQTFQQAITSIPKILECYAISGEADYWLRVISEDLPSLSTFLHESLSALPSVRNLTSTVVLNRIKHAPSIPLPN, encoded by the coding sequence ATGAGCCACATAGAACTAGACAGCTACGACTGGCGCCTACTTCGCGCCCTACAAGCCAACGCACGACTCACCAATGTCGCCTTGTCAGAGCAAGTCAACCTATCCCCTTCCCAATGCTCAAGACGCCTACAAAGACTCGAACAAAGCAACCTAATAGAAGCCTACTTTACACAACTAAACGCCAACGAACTTGGCTACCAAGTCACCGCCTTTGTCAGCGTTGTACTGGATAAAAGCATCAAAAATTCAGACCAAACCTTCCAACAAGCCATCACCTCCATCCCCAAAATACTAGAATGCTACGCCATCAGCGGCGAAGCAGACTACTGGCTACGCGTTATCAGCGAAGACCTCCCTTCCCTATCCACCTTTCTACACGAATCACTATCCGCCCTACCCAGCGTCCGCAACCTAACCTCCACCGTCGTCCTAAACCGAATCAAACACGCCCCCTCCATCCCCCTACCCAACTAA
- the purK gene encoding 5-(carboxyamino)imidazole ribonucleotide synthase — protein sequence MSVLWVLGAGQLGAMLKQAATPLGLDVRPVDIESTATLPLSANDIVTAEREEWPETIATKQLATHSNFVNLATFPQLADRLTQKQWLDRLELATAPWFPVESDSTAQHAYQTLGARVLLKRRRGGYDGKGQYWLKQADNTDIPEDWKGHAIAEQAINFDEEVSLVGVRGKNGEKYFYPLTLNLHINGILYASIAPLKRLNALQSKAETMLSTLMDALDYVGVMAMECFRIGDDLLINELAPRVHNSGHWTQAGASVCQFENHIRAVAGLPLAPMEVKNQSMMVNLIGVDLNYQWLTIKGLELYWYKKDVRPGRKVGHLNFCANDHSVLQNALSELNLPAPYPEALTWLAKNLPTTETATQ from the coding sequence ATGTCGGTTCTATGGGTACTAGGAGCAGGCCAACTTGGCGCCATGCTCAAACAAGCTGCGACACCACTTGGACTTGACGTTCGCCCCGTGGACATCGAATCCACCGCGACACTCCCGCTCAGTGCAAACGACATCGTGACCGCAGAAAGAGAAGAATGGCCAGAAACCATCGCCACCAAACAACTGGCCACGCACAGCAACTTTGTCAACCTAGCCACCTTCCCACAACTGGCTGATCGACTCACCCAAAAACAATGGCTGGATCGCCTCGAACTCGCCACCGCCCCTTGGTTTCCCGTTGAAAGCGACTCAACAGCTCAACATGCTTACCAAACCCTAGGAGCGCGCGTATTACTAAAACGTCGCCGCGGCGGCTACGATGGCAAAGGCCAATATTGGTTAAAACAAGCGGACAACACCGACATACCAGAAGATTGGAAAGGCCACGCCATTGCAGAGCAAGCCATCAACTTTGACGAGGAAGTCTCCTTAGTGGGAGTGCGAGGAAAAAACGGCGAAAAATACTTTTACCCGCTCACCCTCAACCTGCACATCAACGGTATTTTATACGCCTCCATTGCACCGCTAAAACGCCTCAACGCCCTGCAAAGCAAAGCCGAAACCATGCTGAGCACATTAATGGACGCACTCGACTACGTTGGCGTAATGGCCATGGAATGCTTTCGGATTGGCGACGACCTGCTTATTAACGAACTCGCACCACGCGTGCACAACAGCGGCCATTGGACACAAGCAGGCGCCAGCGTATGCCAGTTCGAAAATCACATACGCGCGGTTGCAGGGCTCCCACTGGCCCCCATGGAAGTGAAAAATCAAAGCATGATGGTCAACCTCATAGGCGTAGACCTGAATTACCAATGGCTAACCATCAAAGGACTAGAACTCTACTGGTATAAAAAAGACGTCCGTCCCGGCAGAAAAGTAGGCCACCTAAACTTCTGCGCAAACGACCACAGCGTCTTACAAAATGCCCTAAGCGAACTAAACCTACCCGCGCCTTACCCTGAGGCCCTAACCTGGTTAGCTAAAAACCTACCGACCACAGAAACAGCCACTCAATAA
- the purE gene encoding 5-(carboxyamino)imidazole ribonucleotide mutase, whose protein sequence is MHAEVALIMGSKSDWATMESAAEIMDELGVSYHVEVVSAHRTPVKLAEFAESAAEKGFKVIIGGAGGAAHLPGMVAAHTHLPVLGVPVQSKALNGMDSLLSIAQMPKGVAVGTLAIGNAGAFNAGLLACQILATNNTELANKIIAFRTKQTDTVLANPDPREA, encoded by the coding sequence TTGCACGCAGAAGTTGCCCTAATAATGGGCTCAAAAAGTGACTGGGCCACCATGGAAAGTGCCGCTGAAATCATGGACGAACTTGGCGTAAGCTATCACGTAGAAGTGGTTTCAGCCCACAGAACCCCTGTCAAACTTGCAGAATTTGCCGAAAGTGCCGCCGAAAAAGGCTTCAAAGTCATCATCGGAGGCGCAGGTGGTGCCGCACACTTACCCGGTATGGTTGCCGCACACACACACCTTCCCGTACTTGGCGTACCCGTTCAAAGCAAAGCCTTAAACGGCATGGACAGCTTACTTTCCATCGCACAAATGCCCAAAGGCGTTGCGGTTGGCACCCTAGCGATTGGCAATGCTGGCGCATTCAACGCAGGTTTACTTGCCTGCCAAATTCTAGCCACAAACAATACCGAACTGGCCAACAAAATCATCGCATTCAGAACCAAACAGACAGACACTGTTTTGGCAAACCCAGATCCTAGAGAGGCTTAA
- a CDS encoding methylglyoxal synthase produces MKSITLQQKTITTPERKNVALVAHDNMKPALIEWAEKHKEKLIKHNLMATGTTGNLMHKQLNVPVQSLISGPLGGDQQLGGLIAEGKIDVLIFFWDPFEPMPHDPDIKALLRVAAVWNIPIACSVSSANFLVSSPLFESEFERQIPDYEKYLQERL; encoded by the coding sequence GTGAAAAGCATAACGCTACAGCAAAAAACCATCACGACCCCAGAGCGCAAAAACGTCGCTCTGGTGGCTCATGACAACATGAAACCCGCTCTTATCGAGTGGGCTGAAAAGCACAAAGAAAAGCTCATCAAACACAACCTAATGGCGACAGGTACAACCGGAAATTTAATGCATAAGCAACTAAATGTTCCGGTTCAGTCACTCATTAGCGGCCCTCTCGGTGGTGACCAACAGCTCGGAGGTCTCATCGCTGAGGGCAAAATTGATGTGTTGATCTTTTTTTGGGATCCCTTTGAGCCCATGCCGCACGACCCCGATATAAAAGCACTGCTAAGAGTCGCGGCGGTTTGGAACATCCCCATTGCTTGTAGCGTCTCATCGGCCAACTTTTTGGTCTCGTCGCCCTTATTTGAAAGCGAATTTGAGCGGCAAATACCCGATTATGAAAAATACCTTCAAGAGCGACTTTAA
- the pyk gene encoding pyruvate kinase → MTRRTKIVATLGPASSTPEMIEKLILAGANVFRLNFSHGQPEDHINRAEVVRAMAKKNNRHVAILGDLQGPKIRIARFKNTKVELKDGATFILDVGFDKNNGDETRVGIDYPQLARDSQAGNILLLDDGRVVLEVLEVKGQEVITKVIVGGALSNNKGINRQGGGLSAAALTDKDREDIKTAAALKADYLAVSFPRCADDLHEARALAEAAGLKAGIVSKVERAEAVADNETLDAIILASDAVMVARGDLGVEIGDAELIGVQKHMIKRCRQLNRPVITATQMMETMITSAMPTRAEVFDVANAVLDGTDAVMLSAETAAGAYPEEVIKTMNRVCLGAEKQPAINRSKHRIDVTFTSVDETIAMSAMYAANHLEGVKAIISLTESGTTPLLMSRISSGLPIYALSPNQATLNKVNLYRGVTPVAFSSQDFNVDTIVAGLVEHVKALGLINDGDLVIVTKGDHLVSYGTTNMMKVVKVGAVEE, encoded by the coding sequence ATGACTCGTAGAACTAAAATTGTTGCCACATTAGGCCCCGCTTCCAGCACCCCAGAAATGATTGAAAAATTGATTTTGGCTGGCGCTAACGTTTTCCGTTTAAACTTCTCTCATGGTCAGCCAGAAGACCACATTAACCGAGCAGAAGTGGTTCGTGCCATGGCGAAAAAGAACAACCGTCATGTGGCGATTCTTGGAGATCTACAAGGCCCTAAAATTCGTATTGCACGCTTCAAAAACACCAAAGTTGAACTAAAAGACGGTGCGACGTTTATTCTGGATGTTGGCTTTGACAAAAATAACGGTGACGAAACTCGCGTTGGTATTGACTACCCACAACTTGCAAGAGACTCTCAAGCAGGCAACATATTACTGCTTGATGACGGACGCGTTGTTCTTGAAGTACTAGAAGTGAAAGGGCAAGAAGTCATCACAAAAGTTATCGTTGGTGGCGCGCTTTCAAACAACAAAGGCATCAACCGCCAAGGTGGTGGACTGTCAGCGGCCGCCCTTACCGATAAAGACAGAGAAGATATTAAAACAGCGGCGGCGTTAAAAGCCGATTACTTAGCCGTCTCTTTCCCTCGTTGTGCTGACGATCTTCATGAAGCTCGCGCGCTAGCCGAAGCGGCTGGACTTAAAGCGGGTATCGTTTCTAAAGTAGAGCGCGCTGAAGCCGTTGCCGACAACGAAACACTGGATGCCATCATTCTTGCGTCTGACGCGGTCATGGTTGCTCGTGGTGACTTAGGTGTTGAAATTGGCGATGCAGAACTGATCGGCGTGCAAAAACACATGATCAAACGTTGCCGTCAGTTGAACCGCCCGGTGATTACCGCGACTCAAATGATGGAAACCATGATCACCAGCGCCATGCCAACTCGCGCTGAAGTATTTGACGTAGCCAACGCCGTACTAGATGGCACAGATGCCGTCATGCTGTCTGCTGAAACAGCCGCGGGCGCGTACCCTGAAGAAGTGATCAAAACCATGAACCGTGTTTGCTTGGGCGCTGAAAAGCAACCGGCAATCAACCGCTCTAAGCACCGTATCGATGTAACGTTCACTAGCGTTGATGAAACCATCGCCATGTCTGCCATGTATGCAGCTAACCACTTGGAAGGCGTAAAAGCGATTATCAGCTTGACCGAATCTGGCACCACGCCACTTCTTATGTCTCGCATCAGCTCAGGTTTGCCCATCTATGCCTTGTCGCCAAACCAAGCAACGCTAAATAAAGTCAACCTTTATCGCGGCGTAACGCCCGTAGCATTTTCATCTCAAGACTTCAACGTCGACACCATAGTTGCAGGCTTGGTTGAACACGTTAAAGCACTGGGTTTGATCAATGATGGCGACCTAGTGATTGTAACGAAAGGCGATCACCTAGTGAGCTACGGCACAACAAACATGATGAAAGTTGTGAAAGTCGGTGCTGTTGAGGAATAA
- the gap gene encoding type I glyceraldehyde-3-phosphate dehydrogenase, with protein MTIKVAINGYGRIGRNTLRALYESGKRDQIQIVAINDLGDSKTNAHLTKYDTVHGRFSEEVTFDDEALYINKDKIRTFSERNPADLPWAELGVDVVYECTGFFTTKEKASAHISAGAKKVIISAPGKDVDATVVYGVNQNVLTSAMTVISNASCTTNCLAPVAKPLSDKLGIESGLMTTIHAYTNDQRLSDVYHEDLYRARAAAQNMIPSKTGAAAAVGLVVPELAGKFDGMAVRVPTINVSLVDLTFLAPRETSVEEVNKIIEDAIKADATLAEVLHINYEPLVSSDFNHSAYTSNFDATQTRVQGKLVKIMAWYDNEWGFSNRMLDNTIALMAAK; from the coding sequence ATGACAATTAAGGTAGCTATCAACGGATACGGACGCATTGGACGCAACACGCTTAGAGCGTTATACGAATCAGGTAAGCGTGACCAAATCCAAATTGTAGCGATTAATGATCTAGGCGATTCAAAAACCAACGCTCATTTAACAAAATATGACACGGTTCATGGCCGCTTTAGTGAAGAAGTCACCTTTGACGATGAAGCCTTGTACATCAACAAAGATAAAATCCGCACCTTCTCTGAACGCAACCCAGCAGACCTACCTTGGGCCGAACTGGGTGTAGACGTTGTTTATGAATGCACTGGCTTCTTTACAACCAAAGAAAAAGCCAGCGCTCACATTTCTGCTGGCGCTAAAAAAGTCATTATCTCTGCTCCTGGAAAAGACGTTGATGCCACCGTTGTGTATGGCGTCAACCAAAACGTCCTTACCTCAGCAATGACGGTTATTTCAAATGCGTCTTGTACAACTAACTGCCTAGCGCCAGTCGCCAAACCACTTAGCGACAAATTGGGCATTGAAAGCGGCTTAATGACAACAATACATGCTTACACCAACGATCAACGTCTATCTGACGTTTATCACGAAGATTTATATCGTGCTCGTGCTGCTGCACAAAACATGATCCCAAGCAAAACCGGCGCGGCCGCCGCTGTAGGTTTAGTCGTTCCTGAGCTTGCGGGTAAATTTGATGGCATGGCGGTACGCGTACCGACCATTAACGTATCCTTGGTTGATTTAACCTTCTTAGCGCCGCGTGAAACCAGCGTCGAAGAAGTCAACAAAATCATCGAAGACGCCATCAAGGCCGACGCAACACTTGCCGAAGTTTTACATATTAACTATGAGCCGTTGGTTTCTTCAGACTTTAACCACAGCGCATATACCTCTAACTTTGATGCGACCCAAACGCGCGTTCAAGGTAAGTTGGTCAAAATCATGGCTTGGTATGATAACGAGTGGGGATTTTCGAACCGAATGCTCGACAATACCATCGCGTTGATGGCCGCGAAATAA
- the edd gene encoding phosphogluconate dehydratase: MNPIVAKVTNDIIERSKTLREQYLKDMRKAQEQGPHRGKLSCGNLAHGFAACQPQEKQKLTLMEEANIGIVSSYNDMLSAHQPYEHYPDQIRSAIREMGSVAQFAGGVPAMCDGVTQGQDGMELSLFSRDNIAQGAAIALSHNMFDAAIYLGICDKIVPGLLIAALRFGHLPALFIPAGPMRSGITNAAKAAVRQRYAQGQASREELLEAEAASYHSAGTCTFYGTANSNQLLVEIMGLQLPGSSFVNPDDPLRGALTKYASQLSTKITALGRDYRPLYEIVDERSIVNSIVGLLATGGSTNHTMHIVAYARAAGIIITWDDFSALSKVVPSLTKIYPNGQADINHFHAAGGMAFLVKQLLKGGLVHEDVNTIMGKGLTHYTKEPFLEGDELVWRDGQSESLDMSVIRPIDNPFSKEGGLSLLKGNLGRSVIKVSAVKDENKIIEAPAVVFHSQNALADAIASGELKRDCVAVVRFQGPKAIGMPELHKLTPYLGNLQDQGYRVALVTDGRMSGASGKVPAAIHLTPEALAGGLIAKIQDGDLIRLDAIEGTLSLLISDAELNKREAAQQDLTDSHQGMGRELFSAQRILVSGAEQGACSLFND; this comes from the coding sequence ATGAATCCGATTGTTGCTAAGGTAACGAACGACATCATTGAACGAAGCAAAACCTTGCGCGAGCAATATCTTAAAGATATGCGAAAAGCGCAGGAGCAAGGGCCGCATCGTGGAAAGTTATCCTGCGGCAACTTGGCGCATGGCTTCGCGGCATGTCAACCACAAGAAAAGCAAAAACTGACGCTAATGGAAGAAGCGAATATTGGTATTGTGTCTTCTTATAACGACATGCTGTCCGCGCATCAACCTTACGAACATTATCCTGATCAAATTCGTTCTGCCATTCGTGAAATGGGCTCTGTGGCACAATTCGCTGGCGGTGTTCCCGCTATGTGCGATGGTGTTACCCAAGGTCAAGATGGCATGGAACTGAGTTTATTCAGCCGTGACAATATTGCACAAGGTGCGGCGATTGCGCTTTCTCATAATATGTTTGATGCGGCCATTTATTTGGGTATCTGTGACAAAATCGTTCCTGGTTTACTGATTGCGGCATTGCGTTTCGGTCACTTACCCGCCTTGTTTATTCCAGCTGGCCCTATGCGTTCAGGGATTACCAATGCGGCGAAAGCGGCGGTTCGTCAGCGTTATGCCCAAGGTCAAGCGTCCCGTGAAGAATTGCTTGAGGCCGAAGCAGCGTCTTATCACAGTGCCGGTACGTGTACGTTTTATGGTACAGCGAACTCGAATCAGTTGTTGGTCGAAATAATGGGCTTACAACTGCCGGGTTCTTCTTTTGTTAACCCTGATGATCCATTGCGTGGCGCATTAACCAAGTATGCTTCCCAGTTGTCGACTAAGATCACGGCGTTGGGACGAGATTACCGACCTTTGTACGAAATAGTCGATGAACGCAGCATTGTTAACTCGATTGTTGGGTTGTTGGCAACTGGCGGTTCAACGAACCATACGATGCATATTGTGGCTTACGCTCGTGCCGCTGGCATTATTATCACGTGGGATGATTTTTCAGCCCTGTCTAAAGTGGTGCCATCGTTGACTAAAATTTATCCGAATGGCCAAGCGGATATTAACCATTTTCATGCCGCTGGTGGTATGGCGTTTTTGGTGAAGCAGTTGCTGAAAGGCGGCTTGGTGCATGAAGACGTGAATACCATCATGGGCAAAGGTTTGACGCACTATACCAAAGAACCTTTCTTGGAAGGTGATGAGTTGGTATGGCGCGATGGCCAATCTGAAAGCTTGGATATGAGCGTTATTCGACCTATTGATAATCCGTTTAGCAAAGAAGGTGGGCTGTCTTTATTAAAAGGTAATCTTGGCCGTTCGGTGATTAAAGTCTCAGCGGTGAAAGATGAAAATAAGATTATCGAAGCGCCCGCTGTGGTCTTTCATAGCCAAAACGCCTTGGCGGATGCCATTGCAAGTGGCGAATTGAAACGAGACTGTGTGGCGGTTGTGCGTTTTCAAGGGCCTAAAGCGATTGGCATGCCTGAGCTGCATAAGTTAACGCCGTATCTTGGTAATTTGCAGGATCAAGGTTATCGCGTGGCTTTGGTAACGGATGGTCGTATGTCTGGCGCGTCTGGTAAGGTGCCTGCGGCGATTCATTTGACGCCAGAAGCCTTGGCGGGCGGTCTGATTGCTAAGATCCAAGATGGCGACCTGATTCGTTTGGATGCAATCGAAGGGACATTGTCTTTGTTGATTTCAGACGCAGAGCTGAATAAGCGTGAAGCGGCTCAGCAAGATTTAACCGACTCTCATCAAGGTATGGGGCGTGAATTATTTAGCGCTCAACGTATTTTAGTAAGCGGCGCTGAGCAAGGCGCTTGTAGTTTATTTAATGATTAA
- the putP gene encoding sodium/proline symporter PutP: MIENSLAISFTFLAYLVVMLGIGLYAYRRTSSSEDYFLGGRSLGPWPTAISAGASDMSGWLLLGLPGYAFAAGMEAIWIAGGLFVGTWLNWLICAKRLRTYSIKTDNALTLPDFLSKRFNDKSKLIQTISAVFILLFFLFYTSSGLVAGGKLFETVFGLDYTYAVILGTVCVVSYTLFGGFLAVAWTDLIQGLMMSAALVIVPLVAIEGGWSDLSGALTAKNPELLNIWTSVSGEPLSAIAILSLVAWGLGYFGQPHILARFKASRSNKGIKTARRIAVIWTFISMAGALLVGLVGMNYVDMNMAGNLADPEKIFMILVNAVFHPVIAGILLAAILAAIMSTADSQLLVSSSALAEDFYKQLFNREASQQQIVNVGRFAVVAISIIALILALNPESSVLGLVSYAWAGFGAAFGPAILLSLFWRNMNRNGALAGIIVGGVTVVVWKQLTGGIFDLYEIVPGFVFSTIAIFVFSLATGAPEESVTESFDEYEKALETMD, encoded by the coding sequence ATGATAGAAAACAGCCTTGCGATCAGCTTTACATTCTTAGCCTATCTAGTGGTTATGTTAGGCATTGGGCTATACGCCTATCGACGCACTTCCAGCTCCGAGGACTATTTTCTGGGTGGACGCTCTTTAGGCCCTTGGCCTACTGCCATATCGGCAGGCGCCTCAGACATGAGTGGTTGGTTATTACTCGGCTTACCAGGCTATGCGTTTGCCGCTGGTATGGAAGCCATCTGGATTGCTGGCGGCCTATTTGTCGGCACCTGGCTAAACTGGCTAATTTGCGCCAAACGTCTACGTACTTACAGCATTAAAACCGACAATGCACTGACGCTTCCAGATTTCCTATCCAAGCGCTTCAATGATAAATCCAAGCTTATTCAAACTATTTCAGCCGTTTTCATCCTGCTATTCTTCTTGTTTTACACCAGTTCAGGTTTAGTGGCTGGCGGCAAATTGTTTGAAACCGTATTTGGTTTAGACTACACCTACGCTGTCATTCTTGGCACTGTGTGCGTTGTATCTTACACCTTGTTTGGCGGCTTCCTCGCTGTGGCCTGGACAGACCTTATACAAGGCCTAATGATGAGTGCCGCCTTGGTGATCGTGCCACTTGTTGCAATTGAAGGCGGCTGGTCAGACCTTTCTGGTGCGCTAACCGCAAAAAACCCTGAGTTACTCAATATCTGGACCAGCGTTAGCGGCGAACCACTGAGCGCCATCGCCATCCTTTCTTTGGTAGCATGGGGACTGGGTTACTTTGGTCAACCGCATATCTTGGCCCGTTTTAAAGCGTCTCGTTCCAATAAAGGCATTAAAACAGCGCGTCGTATTGCCGTTATTTGGACCTTTATCTCTATGGCAGGCGCTTTGCTTGTCGGCCTAGTTGGGATGAACTACGTAGACATGAATATGGCTGGCAACCTAGCCGATCCAGAAAAAATCTTTATGATCTTGGTTAATGCCGTATTCCATCCTGTTATCGCCGGTATTTTGTTGGCCGCTATTCTTGCCGCCATCATGAGTACAGCGGATTCTCAATTACTAGTATCGTCCTCCGCGCTTGCAGAAGATTTTTACAAGCAATTGTTTAACAGAGAAGCCAGCCAACAACAAATCGTCAATGTTGGACGCTTTGCCGTTGTGGCGATTTCGATCATTGCATTAATACTTGCCCTGAACCCTGAAAGCTCCGTGCTTGGCTTGGTATCTTACGCTTGGGCTGGTTTTGGCGCGGCGTTCGGCCCAGCCATTCTCCTAAGCTTATTCTGGCGTAACATGAACCGCAACGGCGCTCTAGCGGGCATCATTGTCGGTGGTGTAACCGTAGTGGTATGGAAACAGTTAACCGGCGGCATTTTCGATTTATATGAAATTGTTCCTGGCTTTGTTTTCTCAACCATCGCCATTTTTGTATTCAGCCTAGCCACTGGCGCACCAGAAGAATCGGTTACAGAGTCTTTTGATGAATACGAAAAAGCGTTAGAGACTATGGACTAA
- the hexR gene encoding transcriptional regulator HexR encodes MNKHEDIIRKIQERLSTLSKSERKVAEAILADPKTTIHSSIAKLAARAEVSEPTVNRFCRSLIGSGFPDFKVSLAQSLATGTPYVNLNVEPDDAPGAVTAKIFEAAKNNLTRAQEILPEALISRAVDVLAQARRIEFYGLGASGPVAKDAHHKFFRLNMPVVAYTDILVQRMAAAGAHAGDAIVIISYTGRTLPLIETARVARATGASVIGITNPDSPLTEHCSIVLPIEETEDTDIYTPMSSRIVYLTLIDALATGVLLKRGPEFNAHLKKLKQSIQDTRLPKIENK; translated from the coding sequence ATGAATAAACACGAAGACATTATTCGTAAGATACAAGAACGACTGAGCACATTAAGCAAATCCGAACGTAAAGTTGCGGAAGCTATTCTTGCCGACCCTAAAACCACGATTCATTCCAGTATTGCGAAACTTGCCGCCAGAGCGGAAGTCAGTGAACCAACGGTAAACCGTTTTTGTCGCAGCCTTATCGGCAGTGGCTTTCCTGATTTTAAAGTATCGCTGGCCCAAAGCCTCGCCACAGGAACACCTTATGTGAACCTTAATGTCGAGCCAGACGATGCCCCAGGCGCCGTCACTGCCAAAATATTTGAAGCCGCGAAAAACAACCTAACTCGTGCTCAAGAGATTTTACCCGAAGCGCTCATCAGCCGAGCAGTCGATGTATTGGCTCAAGCACGTCGCATTGAGTTTTATGGACTTGGCGCCTCAGGCCCTGTCGCCAAAGACGCACACCATAAATTTTTCCGTTTGAACATGCCGGTTGTTGCCTACACCGACATTCTAGTACAACGTATGGCTGCCGCGGGTGCTCACGCTGGTGATGCTATCGTGATTATTTCCTATACAGGTCGAACCTTGCCATTGATCGAAACCGCACGAGTGGCAAGAGCAACAGGCGCCTCGGTAATTGGCATCACCAATCCAGATTCGCCCCTTACCGAACATTGCTCGATTGTATTGCCGATAGAAGAGACCGAAGATACCGATATCTATACGCCAATGAGTTCACGGATTGTGTATCTAACCTTGATTGACGCACTGGCAACCGGAGTGCTGTTAAAACGCGGCCCTGAATTCAATGCGCATCTTAAAAAGCTCAAACAAAGCATACAAGATACTCGCCTGCCTAAGATCGAAAATAAATAA
- a CDS encoding phosphotransferase: protein MTTLSEYFVKMAGILPTLAEIETTLLEDGFSNKVYLIHWHQIPRLVLRIPSSDASAFGIDRSSENAVLLAAVRAGISPPVLWHDDQGAFACQFVSQPSLDWAVFHQDKEIPRLAQALVQVHSLPMGQHHYDVFDVIEHYLAGILFHCGDNASLLVEYDYLSALFRQLTPPDVFLAPVLCHNDLNPKNILMDSEQLWLIDWEYAGVGDPLFDLAVVVKSHNLDARQTTLLLHSYRSDLPEVESLKAIQTYVKAYGLREMAWLLLKHLVTPEEALLRQHYDEFKATPGLNPFHEKGLARLIK from the coding sequence ATGACAACACTATCTGAGTATTTCGTTAAAATGGCAGGAATATTGCCTACCCTGGCGGAGATTGAAACTACTTTATTAGAGGACGGCTTTTCAAACAAGGTGTATTTGATCCACTGGCATCAAATTCCTCGCCTTGTGCTTAGAATTCCGAGTTCGGATGCGTCCGCTTTTGGTATAGATAGGTCGAGTGAAAATGCGGTTTTGTTGGCGGCGGTTAGGGCGGGTATTTCACCGCCTGTGCTTTGGCATGATGATCAAGGTGCGTTTGCCTGTCAGTTTGTGTCTCAACCTTCTCTTGATTGGGCGGTTTTTCATCAAGATAAAGAGATTCCACGTCTCGCACAAGCGCTAGTGCAGGTGCACAGTTTACCCATGGGACAGCATCACTATGATGTGTTCGATGTGATTGAACATTATTTGGCTGGCATTTTGTTTCATTGTGGTGATAACGCGTCGTTGCTGGTGGAATACGACTACCTTAGCGCTCTTTTTAGACAATTAACCCCGCCCGACGTGTTTTTAGCGCCCGTGCTTTGCCATAACGATTTAAATCCTAAAAATATCTTAATGGACAGTGAACAATTGTGGCTTATTGACTGGGAATACGCTGGCGTTGGTGATCCGCTATTTGACCTTGCGGTGGTGGTTAAGTCCCACAATTTAGACGCAAGGCAAACGACGTTGTTGTTGCACTCATATCGATCGGACCTTCCTGAGGTGGAATCGTTAAAGGCGATTCAAACGTATGTCAAAGCCTACGGGCTAAGAGAAATGGCTTGGCTGTTGTTAAAGCACTTAGTGACGCCTGAAGAGGCATTGTTGCGACAACATTATGATGAATTTAAAGCAACACCCGGGTTAAATCCTTTTCATGAGAAAGGCTTGGCGCGATTAATAAAGTGA